In the genome of Kineococcus endophyticus, the window ACCGCAGCCCGTCGATCTCCAGCACGACCCCGAGATCCGGCCACCACGCGTCGCCCGTGCCGATCCACCGCCCGTCGACGAGCACCTCCTCGTTCCACAGCGGCTGCGGGAGGTCGGAGCGCCCGATGAGGACGAAGGCCCGTCCCTCGGCGGCGCTGCGGGAACCGCCGTCGACCTCCCGCAGCACCTGGCGCGCCGCCGCCGTCCGTTGCCGCGGCCCGGTCAGCACCTCCCGGCGCAGTTCCTCCGGTGTGCCGCGGTTCTGCTGCAGGACGGCGCCGAAGATCTCCCGCACCTGGTCGAGGTCCACTCCGGCCTGCCGAGCGGCGTCGGCCGCCGCGCGCACGGGAGAGGCGACCGGCAACCCGCCCCGTCGGCGGGCCGTCGGCATCCGCCTGGTGCGCTCGACCACCACGAAGTCCGCTGAGGTCCGCTGTTCCGAGTGCGGGACGAGCAGCAGCACCGTGGGGTCGAGGGCGAGGCGAGTCCCCAGGAGGTCGTGGAGCGCCAGCGCGTGCGTACCGGTGATCACCGCGGACGGACCCGCGAAGGTGATCGCCGCGAGCCGGCGCTCCCTGGTGCTCGGGGCGGCTCGGTGGTGGAGCACGACGCCGGGCAGGATGCGCTGCCACGGGCCGTGCTGGGCCCACCGGACGATCGTCGAACGCGACAGACCCAGGTGCAGGAGGTCGGCGTGCGTCGCCACCCCACCCCGGGCTCGGAGGTAGGCGTCGACGGCTGCGGAGTCGAACTGGCGAGGGCGAGGCACGCTGGCAGCCTGGTGGGCGGAGGCGCCGCGGCGGCCCGGGGCGCCCGCTGGCTGTGGACGGCGAGGCCCACGGGGAGCCTGTGGAGCCCGGTCCGACCTCGAGCGGCGTCATCCCCGGGGGTCGCGGTTCGGGCGCGGGGTCACCCCGTGCGCGGTGATGGGGTGCGGGGTCACCCCGTGCCCGCCTCGGCCCGGTCCGGCCGCGTCACGGGTCACAATGGGTGCGTGAGTGCACCCACGTCGACCGCCGTCCGGCCGCTGAGGATCGGGTCCCTCGTCTCGGCGACCCCGGTCGTCCTGGCGCCGATGGCCGGCATCACCAACACCGCCTACCGCCAGCTGTGCCGTGAGCAGGGCGAGGGCTTCTACGTCAGCGAGATGATCACGTCGCGCGCGCTCGTCGAGCGCACGCCGGAGACGATGCGGCTCATCTCCTTCACCCCGGCCGAGCGGCCCCGCAGCCTGCAGCTGTACGGCGTGGACCCGCTCACCGTCTCCAAGGCCGTCGAGATGATCGTCGCCGAGGACCTGGCCGACCACGTCGACCTGAACTTCGGCTGCCCCGTGCCGAAGGTGACCCGCAAGGGCGGTGGGTCGGCGCTGCCGTGGAAGGCGGACCTGTTCCGCGACATCGTCCGCGGCGCCGTCACCACGGCGTCCAGGGGCGGCATCCCGGTGACGGTGAAGATGCGCAAGGGCATCGACGACGACCACCTGACGTACCTGCAGGCCGGTCGCACGGCCGAGCAGGAGGGCGTCGCGGCGGTCGCGCTGCACGGGCGGACCGCCTCGCAGCACTACTCCGGGCACGCCGACTGGGAGGCCATCGCGCGTCTGCGCGACACCGTCACCTCCATCCCGGTCCTCGGCAACGGCGACATCTGGAGCGCGGAGGACGCACTGGACATGGTGCAGCGCACCGGGGTCGACGGGGTCGTCGTCGGCCGCGGCTGCCTCGGCCGGCCGTGGTTGTTCGCCGACCTCGAGGCCGGGTTCGCCGGCCGTCCCGAGCGGGTGCGGCCCGGGCTGCGCCAGGTGACGCAGGTCCTGCGCCGGCACGCCGAGCTGCTCTGCGAGTTCTACGAGGACGAGCTGCGGGGCTGCCGCGACATCCGCAAGCACATCTCCTGGTACTTCAAGGGGTACGCCGTCGGCGGGGACATGCGGGCCCGGCTCGGTCTCGTCGACACCCTCGAGGCGCTCGACGAGCTCATCGCCGACCTCGACCTCGACCAGCCGTACCCCGGCGCCGCGGCCGAGGGGTCGCGGGGGCGGGCCGGGTCACCGCAGGCGCGGGTCGCGCTGCCGGAGGGCTGGCTGGACTCCCAGGAGCTCACCGGCGCGGCCGCGGAGATGATCCGCCAGGCCGAGCTGTCGGTGTCCGGCGGATGAGCGGCTACGGCCCGGCGGACGTCGAGCGGTGGGCGACCGAACCCCCGAAGACCCACGGCCGCAGCGCGTTCATGCGCGACCGCGCCCGCGTCCTGCACTCCTCGGCGCTGCGCCGCCTCGCGGCCAAGACGCAGGTCGTCGGCCCCGGGACGGACGACTTCGTGCGCAACCGGCTGACGCACTCCCTCGAGGTCGCGCAGGTCGGGCGTGAACTGGGCGCCGCCCTGGGCTGCGACCCCGACGTCGTCGACACCGCGTGCCTGGCCCACGACCTCGGTCACCCGCCCTTCGGGCACAACGGGGAACGCGCCCTGGCCGAGGCCGCCGCCGGCATCGGGGGTTTCGAGGGCAACGCCCAGACGCTGCGCATCCTCACCCGCCTGGAACCCAAGTCGGTCGCCGCGGACGGCTCCCCGGTGGGGCTGAACCTCACCCGGGCCAGCCTCGACGCCGCGACGAAGTACCCGTGGCTGCACGGCAAGGCACCCCGGGCGACGTCGAAGTTCGGCGCCTACGCCGACGACGCCGAGGTGTTCGCCTGGCTGCGCGGCGGTGAGCCGGGGGCGCCGGAGAACCGGCCGTGCGTGGAGGCGCAGGTCATGGACTTCGCCGACGACGTGGCCTACTCCGTCCACGACGTCGAGGACGCCGTCGTGGCGGGGCACGTCCGCCTCGACTGGCTCGAGCAGGCCGAGATCCGTGCTCGCGTGGCCGCGCAGGTCCGGGACTGGTACGTCCCGGACGCCTCCGACGACGCGGTCGACGCTGCGCTGCAACGGCTCTCCTCCTCCGGTTTCTGGGCCGCCGAGCGGCCCGGCGAGGTGTTCGGCGGACGGCGGCACCTCGCGGCGCTCAAGGACATGACCTCCCAGCTCATCGGCCGGTTCGCGAACGCGACCGAGCGGGCGACGCGGGAACGGCACGGCGACGGCCGGCTCACCCGGTACGCGGCCGACGTCGTGGTGCCCCAGGAGACGGCCCTCGAGGTCGCCGTCCTGAAGGGCGTGGCAGCGACGTTCGTCATGAGCGCGCAGGAACGGCAGCCGTTCTACGCCCGGCAGCGTGAACTGCTGCACGAACTGCTCGACGCCCTCGTCGCCGGCGGGCCGGACGTGCTCGAACCCCCGTTCCGCGAGGACCACGCCCTCGCCGCCGACGACGCCGCGAGGCTGCGCGTCGTCGTGGACCAGGTCGCCTCGCTGACCGACGTGTCCGCGTTGGCCTGGCACGAGAAGCTCGCCGTCTCGTCCGCGCGCTCACTCGAACGGTAGGGGCGGGGACGGCGGACGCAGGTCGCCCGCGGTCAGGGAGCCCACCAGCGGGACGCGCCGGGGTGCGACGAGGAGGCACGTCACGCGGTCGTCCTGCCGGGCGACCTCCGCGGAGGGGTACAGCGAGGCGTAGGTGAACAGCGCCGGCCGCAGGTCGGCGGCGAGGACGGTCACGGTGCGGGCGCACACGGCGTCCGCCGCCCAGCGCCGCAGGTCCTCGGTGGGCACGCTCCCGGGGTCGGTGATCGCCACGACCTCGGCGTCGTGCCCGTCGGCGCACGGGGCTGCCCGGTCCTCGCGCAGGCAGGTGCCCACGGGCCAGGGCGGCGGTGAGTCCAGCTCCCGCGCCACCGGTGGGTTCACGGTCGTCTCGTGGTCGTCGCCGTCGGTCGCGACGGCGTGGGCGACGAGCCCGAGCCCGGCGGCGCACTGCACGGCGATGACGCCGCCGGCGCCGAGCGCCACCCAGGGGAGTCGTCTGATCATGCCCGGGACGCTAGGCGGCCTCGCCGGACGTCGGGCGGGCCCGCGAACCGGCTGTGGACGACGCGGGCCTGTGGAGCCCGCGTCGTCAGCGGGACCGGCGTCGCGCGGAGATCACCCCGGTGTCGAACCCGGCGAGGTGCAGCCCGCCGTGGAACCGGGCGTGCTCGATCTTCAGGCAGCGGTTCATGACGACGGTGACTCCGTGCTCGGCGCCGCGCCGGGCGACGGCCTCGTCGGCCAGCCCGAGCTGCATCCACATCACGGGCGAACCGACGGCGATCACGTCGTCGAGGACGGCGTCGAGTTCGCTCGGCCGGCGGAACACGTCGACGAGGTCCGGAACCCCGGGCAGTTCCGCGAGCGAGGGGTAGGCCGGGCGGCCCAGGACCTCGGTCTCGTTCGGGTTGACGAACCAGAGTTCGAAGTCGGAGTCGGCCAGCAGGTACGTCTCGACGAAGTAGGACGCGCGGGACGGCTTGTTGGACGCCCCGAGGATCGCGACGGTCTTGGTGCGGCGCAGGATGCGCAGCCGTTCCCCGGCCGAGGGGGCCTTCCACGTCGTGGCGGGAGCGTCCTTCGACCCGGTCGCCGCGGGCTGTTCCCGCAGGTTCTCCGGGCACGCCACCGTGCCGGTGTCGGAGGCGCTCGTCGTCGTGGTCTGCGGGTCGGTCACGAGTTCCCCTTCACGGCCGCGGCGAGGGCCTGGTCGAGGTCCCACAGGACGTCCTCGACGTCCTCGAGGCCGACGCTGATGCGGATGAGGTCTGCGGGAACCCCCGCGGCCTGGAGCTGGTCGGCGGACAGCTGCTGGTGCGTCGTGGACGCGGGGTGCAGCACGAGCGTGCGCGCGTCGCCGATGTTCGCCAGGTGCGAGCACAACTGGACCGAGTCGATGAAGCGTTCTCCTGCAGCGCGTCCGCCGGCGACGCCGAAGGAGAACACGGCGCCGGGCCCCTCGGGCAGGTACTGCTGGGCGAGGGCGTGGTGGGAGTGCGACGGCAGGCCGGAGTACCGCACCCAGGACACCCGCTCGTCGGCCTCGAGCCACGCCGCGACGCGCTGGGCGTTGGCGACGTGCTCGCGCATCCGCTGCGGCAGCGTCTCCACGCCCATGAGCAGCAGGAACGCCGAGTGCGGGGAGAGGGTCGCGCCGATGTCGCGCAGCTGCTCGCTGCGCAGCTTGGTGAGGAACCCGTACTCCGCGAAGTTCCCCCACCACGACAGGCCGCCGTAGGAGGCGACCGGTTCGGTCATGGCCGGAAACTTCCCGTTGTCCCAGGGGAAGGTGCCCGCGTCCACGACGACGCCCCCCAGGGTCGTCCCGTGCCCGCCGAGGAACTTGGTGGCGGAGTGGATGACGATGTCCGCGCCGTGCTCGATCGGCCGGCACAGGTAGGGCGTCGCGGTGGTGGCGTCGACGATGAGCGGGATCCCGGCCTCGTGCGCCACGTCGGCCAGACCGCGGACGTCCGCCACGACGGTGGAGGGGTTCGCGACGAGCTCGGTGAAGACGAAGCGGGTCTTCTCGGTGATGGCGGCGCGGACCGACTCCGGGGTCGGGTCGACGAAGACGGTGTCGACACCGAAGCGGCGCATGGTCACGTCGAGCTGGGTGACGGTGCCGCCGTACAGGTTGTTGGACGCCACGACGTGGTCGCCGGCACCCGCGAGGGCCGCGAACGTCAGGAACTCCGCGGACTGCCCGCTGGCGCAGGCCAGGGCCCCGAGCCCGCCCTCGAGGGAGGCGATGCGCTCCTCGAACGCGGCGACGGTCGGGTTGGAGATGCGCGAGTAGATGTTGCCGTACTTCTGCAGCGCGAAGAGGTTCGCGGCGTCGGCGGCGTCCTCGAAGACGAAGCTCGTCGTCTGGAAGATCGGGACGGCCCGGGCCCCGGTGGTGGGCTCGGGGACGGCGCCCGCGTGCACGGCGCGGGTGCGGAAGCCCCAGGTGCGGTCGTCGCCGCTGCTCTGCTCGCTGCTCACGGGGCGATCCTGCCACCCGCCGCCCGCGGGACGCGTCGGCACCGGCGCCTACACTCCACCCGTGGCCGGGCGCATCCATCCAGACGACCTCCAGGCCGTCAAGGAGCGCGTCCGCCTCGACGAGGTCGTGGGCGAGCAGGTGACGCTGCGCTCCGGTGGCGTCGGCTCCTTCAAGGGCCTGTGCCCCTTCCACGACGAGCGCACGCCGAGCTTCACCGTCCGGCCCGCGACGGGTCGCTGGCGGTGCTTCGGGTGCGGGGAGTCCGGCGACGCCATCGAGTTCGTCATGAAGATCGACGGCCTCGGTTTCGCCGACGCCGTCGAGCGCCTGGCCCAGCGCGCCGGCATCCAGCTGCGCTACGTCGACGACGGCGGTCGCACCGCCCAGCGCCCGGCGGGCAACGCCGGTCAGCGCCAGCGGCTGCTGCAGATGCACGAGGTGGCGGAGGAGTTCTACGCCCGCCAGCTCGAGGCGCCCGGCCCGGCCGAGACGGCCCGGCAGTTCCTGGCCGCCCGGGGTTTCAGCCGTGAGGACGCGGCGCGCTTCGGCGTGGGGTTCGCCCCGAACACGGGCGACGCGCTGCTGCGGCAGTTGCGCGCCAAGGGGTTCGGCGAGGAGGACCTCGTGACCTCGGGGTTGGCGGGGCAGAGCCAGCGCGGGCTGTACGACCGGTTCCGCGGGCGGTTGGTCTGGCCGATCCGTGACGTCAGCGGGCACACGGTCGCCTTCGGGGCGCGACGCCTCTTCGACGACGACCGCATCGAGGCGAAGTACCTCAACTCACCCGAGACCCCCGTCTACAAGAAGTCGCAGGCCCTCTACGGCCTCGACCTGGCCAAGCGGGAGATCTCCCGCACCAAGCGCGTCGTCGTCGTCGAGGGCTACACCGACGTCATGGCCTGCCACCTCGCCGGGGTGGGCACGGCCGTCGCGACGTGCGGGACCGCGTTCGGCGAGGAGCACGCCCGGATCGCGCAGCGGATGCTCGGTGGCGCCGACGTCGCGGCCGAGGTCGTCTTCACCTTCGACGGGGACGCCGCCGGTCAGAAGGCCGCGATGAAGGCCTACGAGCTCGACCAGCGGTTCAGCGCGCAGACCTACGTCGCGGTCGCCCCGGGCGGGCAGGACCCGTGCGAGCTGCGGCTGTCGGCGGGGGACGAGGCGGTGCGTCAGCTCGTCGACGGCCGCGTGCCGCTGTTCGAGTTCGCCATCCGCTCCACGATCGAGCGGTACGACCTGGACTCCGAGAGCGGCCGGCTCGCCGCGCTCGACGCCGCCGCCCCGATCATCGGGGCGATCCGCGACCGCGGGTTGCAGCAGCGGTACGCGATCAACCTCGACCGGTGGACCGGGTTCCTCGACGAGCGCTTCGTCCTGGACCGCGTGCGACGGCACTCCGGCGGACCGGGCCCGGGCGCCCCCCGACCGCAGGCCGCACCGCCACCGCCACCGCCGCGTCCCTCCGTCGACCTCAACGACCCCGTCGCCCAGCTGGAGCGCCGCGTGCTCTCGTGCGCGCTGCAGGCGCCCTGGTCGGTGGCCGAGGTGTTCGACGCCCTCGAGGCGGACGCCTTCGGGGCGCCGGGGCACCGCGCCGTGCACGACGCCGTCGTCGCCGCCGGGGGACCGGCCGAGGCACCGCAGGGTCCGGCCTGGCTGACGCGGGTGCTCGACTACGCCGACGGCCCCGTGGCCTCGCTCGTGGACGAGCTCGCGGCCGTCGACCTGCCCGTCTCCAGCGAGGAGGAGCTCGAGCGGTGGGGGCGCTCGCTCGTGGCGGCCCTCGCCGGCCAGGCCGCGACGCGGGCCGTCGCCGACGCCCGGCGTGCGCTCATGCGCCTGGACCCCTCGAGCCAGGCCGAGGAGTACCAGGCCGCCTCCGCCGAGCTGTTCCGCCTCGAGCAGGCCCGCCGGACCTGGCAGGAACGGGCCCAGGGCGGGGCGTGATCGGACGGTCGCGGGCGTCCACGGGTGTGCGCGAGGACGCCTGAGGGGCTGGTACGGTTGGACAGTCGTCACGGCGGGTTCACCGCTATGACGTGGAGTGGTCCCGCATAGCTCAATTGGCAGAGCAGCCGGCTGTTAACCGGCAGGTTGTTGGTTCGAGTCCAACTGCGGGAGCTTTCCTTCGAAGGGCGCGCCGGCTCGGGTGCGCCCTTCGGCGTTCCGGGGGTGGCTCGTCGTTGCGGGACGGGCCACCGATTTTCACCGAGCGGTGCTGCCGGGCCCGACCCACGATGAGAGCGTGCTCCTGCGACTGCCCGGCACGTACCCCGCTCAGGGCGACACCCGGCTCCTCACCCGCACCCTGGTGGACCTCGACCTCGCCGACGGGCGCGACGTGCTGGACGTGTGCACCGGTGGTGGCGCCCTCGCGCTCGCCGCGGCGCGGGCCGGCGCCCGCAGCGTCACCGCCGTCGACCTGTCCTTCCGGTCGGTGCTGACGGCCCGCGCCAACGCGGTGCTGGCGGGGGTACCGGTCGACGTGCGGCGCGGCGACCTCTTCGCGCCGGTCCGAGGACGCCGTTTCGACCTCGTCCTCGCCAACCCGCCGTACGTGCCCGCGGCGACCGACCGCCTGCCCCGGCACGGTCCCGGCCGGTCGTGGGACGCGGGCCTCGACGGCCGGGCGGTGCTGGACCGGATCTGCGACGACGTGCACCGGGTGCTGGCGCCCGGGGGGCAGCTGCTGCTGACGCAGTCCGTCCTCGCCGACGCCGACCGGACCGTGGAGCGGATGGGCGCAGCGGGTCTGCAGGCCCGCGTCGTGGCCCGCGCGCCGGAACCGTTCGGCCCCGTCATGCGCCGGCGCGCCGAGCTCCTGCGGTCCCGGGGCCTGCTGCTGCCGGACCAGGACCACGAGGAACTCGTCGTCGTCCGCGCGGAACTGCCCGACGCGGCGGAGGTGCGTCGTGTCGCCTGACGACCCGGCCCAGCGCGTCGTCGTCACCGGCGACGGTCCGTTGCTGGTGGAGGGTCCCGTCGAGGTCGACCTGCCCGACGGGACGACGGTGAGGTCCGAGCGGCCGGTCGTCGCGCTGTGCGTCTGCCGGCGCAGTTCCATCCAGCCCTGGTGCGACACAAGCCACCGCCGTCGCGCCCGCAGGAAACCCCCGGAGGAGACCCCGTGAGCACCTCGACCACCGACACGACCCAGGAGTCCGTCCGCACCCGTCCCGCCCTGCCGGGGTCCCGTGGTCCCCTGAGCACGGCCGTGCTGGCGAGGTTGCACGGCGATGCCCTGCCGGCCGTGGACGTCGCGGCCGCCGACCCCTGGGGCGAGGACCTGCAGCTCGCGCTGTACCTCTGCTACGAGTTGCACTACCGGGGTTTCGCCGACGTGGACGACGACCTCGAGTGGGACCCGGCGCTGCTCGCGCTGCGGGGCGAGCTGGAGCGGTCCTTCTGCGCCGCAGTCCGTTCCGTCGTGGCCGGCGGTGACGACCTCGACGGTGAGATCGCCGGTCTCCTCGTCGCGAGCGACGGCGAGGGCGGGACCTCGCACTTCCTGCGCGAGCAGGGGGAGGTCGAGCAGTTCCGCGAGTACATCGCCCTGCGCTCGGTCTACCACCTGAAGGAGGCCGACCCGCAGGCGTGGGCGATCCCGCGGTTGGAGGGCGCCGCGAAGGCCGCACTCGTCACGGTCGAGCACGACGAGTACGGCGCCGGACGCGGCGACCGCATGCACGCCGGGTTGTTCGCGGCCATGATGCGCGAACTCGGGCTGAGCGACGCCTACGGCGAGTTCCTCGACGTCGCGCCCGCCGAGGTCCTGGCCGAGGTGAACCTCATGTCCCTGTTCGGCCTGCACCGCAGCCTGCGGGGCGCCCTGGTCGGGCAGTTCGCCGTGGTGGAACTCACCTCGTCACCGGGGTCGCAACGCCTCGTCGACGCCGCGCAGCGGCTGGGGTGCGGGCCCGCGACGGAACACTTCTACGCCGAGCACGTCGAGGCCGACGCCGTGCACGAACAACTCGTCCGGCACGGTGTCATCGCCCCGCTCGTCGCGTCCGACCCCGCGATGGCCGCGGACGTCGTGTTCGGGATCCAGGCCGCCGTCGCCCTCGACGAGCGGCTGGGGCGGCACGTCCTCGGGGCGTGGACGCAGGGCCGCTCGGCGCTGGCCGGCGGGTCGGGGCTCGGTCCGCGAGGTGCGCGACCTGCCGGGAACCGCTGAGCGCCCGGACCCGTGGCCCCAGCGGGCCAGCACCCGGACGACGGCGGGCGCGCCCGGTGGGTTCGAGGAGTGGACGACGACGCAGCCG includes:
- the dusB gene encoding tRNA dihydrouridine synthase DusB, whose product is MSAPTSTAVRPLRIGSLVSATPVVLAPMAGITNTAYRQLCREQGEGFYVSEMITSRALVERTPETMRLISFTPAERPRSLQLYGVDPLTVSKAVEMIVAEDLADHVDLNFGCPVPKVTRKGGGSALPWKADLFRDIVRGAVTTASRGGIPVTVKMRKGIDDDHLTYLQAGRTAEQEGVAAVALHGRTASQHYSGHADWEAIARLRDTVTSIPVLGNGDIWSAEDALDMVQRTGVDGVVVGRGCLGRPWLFADLEAGFAGRPERVRPGLRQVTQVLRRHAELLCEFYEDELRGCRDIRKHISWYFKGYAVGGDMRARLGLVDTLEALDELIADLDLDQPYPGAAAEGSRGRAGSPQARVALPEGWLDSQELTGAAAEMIRQAELSVSGG
- a CDS encoding deoxyguanosinetriphosphate triphosphohydrolase; this translates as MSGYGPADVERWATEPPKTHGRSAFMRDRARVLHSSALRRLAAKTQVVGPGTDDFVRNRLTHSLEVAQVGRELGAALGCDPDVVDTACLAHDLGHPPFGHNGERALAEAAAGIGGFEGNAQTLRILTRLEPKSVAADGSPVGLNLTRASLDAATKYPWLHGKAPRATSKFGAYADDAEVFAWLRGGEPGAPENRPCVEAQVMDFADDVAYSVHDVEDAVVAGHVRLDWLEQAEIRARVAAQVRDWYVPDASDDAVDAALQRLSSSGFWAAERPGEVFGGRRHLAALKDMTSQLIGRFANATERATRERHGDGRLTRYAADVVVPQETALEVAVLKGVAATFVMSAQERQPFYARQRELLHELLDALVAGGPDVLEPPFREDHALAADDAARLRVVVDQVASLTDVSALAWHEKLAVSSARSLER
- a CDS encoding CoA-binding protein; translation: MTDPQTTTTSASDTGTVACPENLREQPAATGSKDAPATTWKAPSAGERLRILRRTKTVAILGASNKPSRASYFVETYLLADSDFELWFVNPNETEVLGRPAYPSLAELPGVPDLVDVFRRPSELDAVLDDVIAVGSPVMWMQLGLADEAVARRGAEHGVTVVMNRCLKIEHARFHGGLHLAGFDTGVISARRRSR
- a CDS encoding O-acetylhomoserine aminocarboxypropyltransferase/cysteine synthase family protein, yielding MSSEQSSGDDRTWGFRTRAVHAGAVPEPTTGARAVPIFQTTSFVFEDAADAANLFALQKYGNIYSRISNPTVAAFEERIASLEGGLGALACASGQSAEFLTFAALAGAGDHVVASNNLYGGTVTQLDVTMRRFGVDTVFVDPTPESVRAAITEKTRFVFTELVANPSTVVADVRGLADVAHEAGIPLIVDATTATPYLCRPIEHGADIVIHSATKFLGGHGTTLGGVVVDAGTFPWDNGKFPAMTEPVASYGGLSWWGNFAEYGFLTKLRSEQLRDIGATLSPHSAFLLLMGVETLPQRMREHVANAQRVAAWLEADERVSWVRYSGLPSHSHHALAQQYLPEGPGAVFSFGVAGGRAAGERFIDSVQLCSHLANIGDARTLVLHPASTTHQQLSADQLQAAGVPADLIRISVGLEDVEDVLWDLDQALAAAVKGNS
- the dnaG gene encoding DNA primase; the protein is MAGRIHPDDLQAVKERVRLDEVVGEQVTLRSGGVGSFKGLCPFHDERTPSFTVRPATGRWRCFGCGESGDAIEFVMKIDGLGFADAVERLAQRAGIQLRYVDDGGRTAQRPAGNAGQRQRLLQMHEVAEEFYARQLEAPGPAETARQFLAARGFSREDAARFGVGFAPNTGDALLRQLRAKGFGEEDLVTSGLAGQSQRGLYDRFRGRLVWPIRDVSGHTVAFGARRLFDDDRIEAKYLNSPETPVYKKSQALYGLDLAKREISRTKRVVVVEGYTDVMACHLAGVGTAVATCGTAFGEEHARIAQRMLGGADVAAEVVFTFDGDAAGQKAAMKAYELDQRFSAQTYVAVAPGGQDPCELRLSAGDEAVRQLVDGRVPLFEFAIRSTIERYDLDSESGRLAALDAAAPIIGAIRDRGLQQRYAINLDRWTGFLDERFVLDRVRRHSGGPGPGAPRPQAAPPPPPPRPSVDLNDPVAQLERRVLSCALQAPWSVAEVFDALEADAFGAPGHRAVHDAVVAAGGPAEAPQGPAWLTRVLDYADGPVASLVDELAAVDLPVSSEEELERWGRSLVAALAGQAATRAVADARRALMRLDPSSQAEEYQAASAELFRLEQARRTWQERAQGGA
- a CDS encoding HemK2/MTQ2 family protein methyltransferase, giving the protein MLLRLPGTYPAQGDTRLLTRTLVDLDLADGRDVLDVCTGGGALALAAARAGARSVTAVDLSFRSVLTARANAVLAGVPVDVRRGDLFAPVRGRRFDLVLANPPYVPAATDRLPRHGPGRSWDAGLDGRAVLDRICDDVHRVLAPGGQLLLTQSVLADADRTVERMGAAGLQARVVARAPEPFGPVMRRRAELLRSRGLLLPDQDHEELVVVRAELPDAAEVRRVA
- a CDS encoding CDGSH iron-sulfur domain-containing protein — its product is MSPDDPAQRVVVTGDGPLLVEGPVEVDLPDGTTVRSERPVVALCVCRRSSIQPWCDTSHRRRARRKPPEETP
- a CDS encoding iron-containing redox enzyme family protein is translated as MSTSTTDTTQESVRTRPALPGSRGPLSTAVLARLHGDALPAVDVAAADPWGEDLQLALYLCYELHYRGFADVDDDLEWDPALLALRGELERSFCAAVRSVVAGGDDLDGEIAGLLVASDGEGGTSHFLREQGEVEQFREYIALRSVYHLKEADPQAWAIPRLEGAAKAALVTVEHDEYGAGRGDRMHAGLFAAMMRELGLSDAYGEFLDVAPAEVLAEVNLMSLFGLHRSLRGALVGQFAVVELTSSPGSQRLVDAAQRLGCGPATEHFYAEHVEADAVHEQLVRHGVIAPLVASDPAMAADVVFGIQAAVALDERLGRHVLGAWTQGRSALAGGSGLGPRGARPAGNR